In Bombus pyrosoma isolate SC7728 linkage group LG2, ASM1482585v1, whole genome shotgun sequence, a genomic segment contains:
- the LOC122574084 gene encoding cyclin-dependent kinase inhibitor 2-like, which translates to MDMKSKCNTDSNSDTNQNISGNREVTSERSRARLMMQYPNIDIQEGRRLRSVRRRLFQDEDDDNETESVRNSGVEDNCFFEETRKNRENAKERWNFDFEKEEPLPGRYVWVKLDQHGNEICNPLETKNRIENLQTMQEEDVQDDDIAMQDHVEGKDDEKMTDST; encoded by the exons ATGGATATGAAGTCAAAATGCAATACGGATTCGAATTCGGATACAAACCAGAATATCTCCGGAAATCGAGAAGTAACGAGCGAACGATCCAG GGCTCGACTCATGATGCAATATCCAAACATCGATATACAAGAGGGAAGAAGACTCCGTAGCGTGCGAAGAAGACTTTTTCAAGACGAGGACGATGATAACGAAACGGAATCGGTACGAAATTCTGGTGTCGAGGACAACTGCTTTTTTGAAGAGACAcgaaaaaatcgagaaaac GCTAAAGAAAGGTGGAATTTCGACTTCGAGAAAGAAGAACCTCTACCTGGTCGTTATGTATGGGTGAAACTTGACCAGCACGGAAATGAAATCTGTAATCCGTTGGAGACAAAAaatcgaatagaaaatttacaaacgaTGCAAGAAGAAGACGTACAGGACGATGATATTGCGATGCAGGACCACGTGGAAGGCAAAGATGACGAAAAAATGACTGATAGTACGTGA
- the LOC122574079 gene encoding cyclin-dependent kinase inhibitor 1, with the protein MSARVLNPVMMTEMSRNLGGGRTVPNRAALARVRRDLFGPVDHAAARALAERELRAQSILDAERWGFDFHLEIPKANSRYEWELVTPQDVVPEPYALRGMPYLRKHAPSTPRKLRDSSPNTRFLRKDSSSPVTPILSKSERTPPQEPRVPQIGEITTNDLFDFDSDKKIYIAEPTTPVLSTSTTRKQSSITDFMKSRKRSLNGSAKSMIEPPEKIARNAGQIRS; encoded by the exons ATGAGCGCTCGAGTGTTGAATCCGGTGATGATGACGGAAATGAGCAGGAATTTGGGTGGAGGACGAACGGTGCCGAACAGAGCAGCCCTTGCCCGTGTTCGAAGGGACTTATTCGGACCCGTGGATCATGCCGCAGCTCGTGCATTGGCGGAAAGGGAGCTTCGCGCTCAATCCATACTCGATGCCGAAAGATGGGGCTTTGACTTTCACTTGGAGATACCAAAAGCTAACTCGAGGTACGAGTGGGAGCTAGTTACACCACAGGATGTGGTGCCTGAACCCTATGCCCTACGAGGTATGCCCTACTTAAGGAAACACGCACCTAGTACACCTCGGAAACTACGAGATTCCTCGCCCAACACAAGATTCCTCCGTAAAGATTCTTCGTCTCCGGTAACTccgattttatcgaaatcggAGAGAACGCCACCACAGGAGCCAAGAGTACCACAGATCGGCGAAATCACCACCAACGACTTGTTCGACTTCGATTCGgacaagaaaatatacatCGCTGAACCCACTACCCCTGTTTTATCAACCTCCACAACGAGAAAACAGTCCTCCATAACCG ACTTCATGAAGAGTCGTAAACGTAGCCTAAACGGTAGCGCGAAGAGCATGATAGAGCCGCCGGAGAAGATCGCTCGCAACGCGGGTCAGATACGCAGCTAA